Genomic DNA from Paenibacillus borealis:
GGAAATCTCTCTGATCCAGGAGGTCTCGGTTATGGCGATGGCCGCGCTTGCTGAAATGCGTGACTCGGAGACCGGCAATCATATTCAACGGACGAAGCTCTACATTGAAGAACTGGCCACCCAGCTTAGCCGGACGGGAAAATATGCGGAAGTGCTGAGTCCGGAGCATATTAACCTGATTGTGACTTCTGCGCCGCTGCATGATATCGGCAAGGTGGGCATTCCTGACCACATTCTCCTGAAGCCGGGGGCACTGACCCGCGAGGAATTCGAAGTGATGAAGACGCACACGACACTGGGCAGGGAAGCCATCCTGCGGGCAGAACGGCTTATGGACAAGCCGGAGACTTTTCTGCGCTTCGCCAAGGAGATTGTCTATTCCCATCATGAGAAATGGAACGGAACCGGATATCCCGAGCAGATTGCCGGTGAACAGATCCCCCTGTCAGCCCGGTTGATGGCGGTAGCCGATGTCTACGATGCGCTTACGAGCAAGAGAGTCTATAAAGATGCAATGCCGCATGAGGAGGCGGTCGGGATTATAGAAGGCGATGCCGGAATACATTTCGATCCTGACATCGTCAAAGTATTCGTGAAAAACAAACATAAATTCAAGGAAATTGCCGAGAGATATACCAGCGAGCTGGTAGGCTAAATAAGCCGTTTCAGTATATAAAGATCTTTCTTCATCTCTTGGGAGATGGGGGAAGGTTTTTTTATTGTATGGGAAGCAGTTTTGAGCCGCCGGCCCGGGGTGCAATCTGCTGCTTCGTACGCCTTGATTAGGGGGCTTAAGTGAACGAGAGTAGAGACGAGCCGAACGTATGCGAAAAACCGAATACAATGTGCCAATAATAGGGCAGGTGAGCCGAATGTATGCGAAAAACTGAATACAATGTGCCAATAATAGGGCAGGTGAGCCGAATGTATGCGAAAAACCGAGTACAATGTACCAATGATAGGGTAGAAGAGCCAAATGTATGCGAAAAACCGAATACAATGTGCCAATAATAGGGCAGGTGAGCCGAATTATTTTACTTTTGATGTGTTGCTTGATTCGCCCTCCGGGCGATTTTGATATTGCTTTGGGAGATTAAGCACCGTTATTTGGGGGGAGAGGGCTGAAGGCGGAAATGGAGGGTATAAATGGATGCTTGCTTTAAAGTGCACTTTAAGGATTATTATGTTCATGCAGGCCATGCGCCTGAAAGAAATTTATTTAGGAGGTACAACTATGCACAAGCATATGAATAGCAGCGCAACACCACAGGCTCCGGTCGGGAGCGGATTTGGTGCCGGGACTACGGCTGAACAAGTAATCGGCAACCTTGATTTGAGCGGAAAAGTAGCCATCGTAACCGGCGGGTATTCCGGCATTGGCCTGGAAACTGCACGGGTACTCGCCGGTGCTGGAGCTACAGTCATCGTACCGGCACGGACACCGGACAAGGCCAGGGCTGCAGCCGCAGGAATTCCGCGTCTGGAGCTTGAAGCCCTTGATCTGATGGACCCTGCTTCCATCGACAGCTTCGCCCGGCGTTTCCTGGATTCAGGACGGCCGCTGCATATGCTGATTAACAGTGCCGGCATTATGGCTGCACCACTGGCGCGGGATACCCGGGGCTATGAGTCCCAGTTTGCAACCAACCACCTGGGGCATTTCCAGCTTACGGCCAGGCTCCTGCCGGCATTGAAGCAGGCAGGCAATGCCCGCGTTATATCCGTAACATCACGGGCACACCGTCTGGGCGGTGTCGATCTGGACGATCCTAATTTCACGCACCGTGAATATGACAAATGGACCGCGTACGCCCAGTCGAAGACGGCCAATGTGCTGTTCGCCGTGGCACTGGATGAGAAGGCTAAGGATCAGGGAATCCGTGCCTTTGCGGTGCATCCGGGATTAATCCCCTCCTCAGGAATCGGACGGTTTCTGGAACCGGAAGAGATTGGCGTCAAGCCGGTCCCGGCGGCGCAGGAAGAGCAGAAGCAGGCGCAGGAAGTGAAGCTTGAACAGCCGGCTGGCAGTGCCGGAGCCGACCGGATGAAGACGGTAGAGCAGGGCGCGGCAACCAGCGTCTGGTGCGCAGTAAGCGGGCAGCTGGCAGGCATGGGGGGAGTCTACTGTGAGGATGTAGATCTGTCCGAAGCTGTTCCGGCAGAGATTGTGCAAGGCTCCGGGGTATGGCCGTGGGCGGTAGACCGGGAGATTGCGGAGCGGCTGTGGACGCTCAGTGAACAGCTGACGGGAGTGGAATTCGCAATTTAAGCGGATATTCTGCTGCGGGGGTTCAGCGGACGATCTGCGGGTTGAGGAGCTATGGCAAGCACAAGGCTGGCTCTGGACACACAGGTACACGAGTAAACAAGTGCTCAAGCTTGACTTAAAGTGCATTTTAACCCCTATACTATAGGAAAAATCTGATCACTGCCGTGATCTGAGGGAAGTGACTGCTTTGGGTATATTGATCAAAGAAGCTGCGGCCAAGCTGGGACTCCCCGCTCATACCATCCGCTATTACGAGAAAGAAGGATTGTTGCCTTCACTACAGAGGGATGAGCAGGGGAACAGGATATTTGAACAGGCCGATCTGGACTGGATCTCGCTTATGACCTGCTTCCGGGCCACCGGAATGCCAGTGGCCGGATTGAAGCAGATCGTTGACCTTGCCGCAGAAGGAGATTCCACGATACCCGAAAGGCAGGCGATACTGGAAGCCCATAAGCTCGAGCTTATGCGCAGGCAGGAGGAGCTGGACCGGGCTTTTGCAGCAGTGAATATGAAGCTGTCACGGTATGATACGATTCTGAAAGGCCAGCCGGACCCCAATGCCGGTAACCACATGGGTCTGTGCTGAGCATAGCTTTTATTCGGCATCGAGCTTCTGTATCCAGTTAAATAAGGCTTCACCAACTGCCTGCGGCTGCATTCCGCTATACTTCAAATCTTAGCCCGTTTCTGCAAAGAAAGACGCTCCCGGTTCCGGGAGCATCTTAGCACTATAGATATAATATTTTTTTACATGAATATTAAGTATACTTAGATTTAACCTTCCCCTGCGCCATGCCCCATAGTAGAAATTAATTGTGAGCTGTTACCATCGGTTGTAAATCCGATACCTCCAACCGGTAAAATAATAACAAGCAGCAGACTAACCGAAGTTAGAAACACGATAAGCTTCTTGGTCATTTGGATCCTGCACCTCTCTAATTAGGAATTTATATTGCGCTTGCTCTTCTTCGCTTGCTTCATGCCGGTGCTGCTCAAACAGATTCACGCATTTAATGATTAGGCTTTCATTATTGATTCTAACGGATGATTCCAAACTTTTGAGTATTACGCTAATTCCATCGTTTCGTTTATTGTGTAATTTATAAATGGCTAATTCAGTAAGAAATCTGGCATGCTGGTCCGCAATAATCTGATGATTATACTTGCCGAAACCGGAGTTGTAAGGTTCATAAGGAACATGCTTAGAAAACTTGGCAAGAATGTAATCTATATTCCATCTGTAGCGGTTTGCTGATTTAATGATATTATAGACAGCTGTAAAAACTTGCCCCTCGTGGTTAGAAATATAGTCAACATAATCCTGCAAAATCTCGAATTGCCCCGCCATTACACGATAGAGGTAGGTGTTTGCCGTTCCCCAAAGCTGAAATTGAGCTAACGTCTCCTGGACCTCGTCATTGTCTTCCTGTATCCAGCTTCCATCCATATATAGAGGAATCAGATCCAAAGCCGCCGTGTAGTCCCCATACTCTTCCTGCACACTGGAGCGCATAAGATATGTATACAGGATGTAGAAGTAGAGCGGCTTCTCAGGAGATTTCTCACCGTGGTCCTTACGGCCTGAGCCATATGGATGATTGTAGCTGAGACTGGCCAGACGGTGCATTTCCAGTGCCAGTTCGTCTACCTTATCCCACTTATGCAGTGAATAATACACATGCATCAGGTGCTTCAGCCCATCCAGCTGGTCCGCCACCTCTAACCGCTCAATATAGCATTCAAAAAGAAGGGCAGCCTGTAAATTCAGGGCTTGGCTGTCACCCAGCGAAATGCGGAATAAGCGGTACTGGCATACGGCAAGCCGTTCGGAATGCTGATACTTCTCACTTGCGCTCACATTCCTGTACAGCACCGCTGCTGCTTGCCATTGGCCCTCCTGAAATAATCCTTCGGCCACTTCAAACAACATGGGTGCATAAATTAAATTGTCTAGCAGATTCTTAACCACAAGTTCAATACAGTCAAGCCGCCCAAGCTCTGCTGAACTCAGAATGAACGGGCGCAGACGCCGCCAGGTTGGAGCTGAATGATAGAAGCACTCGTCCACATACAAGCTGTAGAAATGGTCCTCCGGAACTCCCATGGCCCGGGTGATCAATTCCAGGTGACTCATGGCAATCGGCTGCTGGCCGCTAAGCAAACGGCTGAGCGTTCCGGAATTAATGCCGGTCTGTATAGAAAATTGATTAATCGACATCTGCTGTGCTGAGAGATAAGCCTCTAAATGACTGCGAATCGTGGTTACAGGCTCCAAAGAAACACCACCAATCCAATACCATAATTTAGGTCCTTAATGTTATAAGTGTATAATATGCGCCATTATACCACCGGTCAAGAGCGTGATAGGTAGAAACAGTGAACAATAGGAAAAAGCATCCCCGCTGTAACAGGAACGCTCTCTCCGATTTTTTGCAGACCGTGATAAGAGAAGTTTAATTCCGAAGCTGCACTAGGCAGTAAAGATAGCCGCCCCGCCCTTAATCTTCCGGCTCTCGATCACCTCTTCGTAATCCTGAATCAGCCCGTCGAAAATATGCTCCCAGGAGCGCCCGAGTGCAAGCCGCCGGCCCTCCCGGCCCATTGACGTCCGCTGAGCATGCCGGGCGGCCATCGAACTAATCTGCAGTGCTAACGCTGCCGGATTACGGGGCTCAAACAGATTTCCGGTGATACCGGAAACGACCAGATCCTTGGTGCCGCCAGCATCTGCGGCGATGACCGGCAGCCCCGAAGCCATGGCTTCAAGCACGACATTGCCAAAGGTTTCCGTGCAGGAAGGGAACACGAACAGGTCAGCTGAAGCATACAGCTCCGCCAGCTCCTCGCCATGCTTCGCACCGGTAAAGGTTACATTGTCCGGGGCCTGCGATTTTAGTTCAGGCAGGAGCGGCCCGTCTCCGACAATCAGCAGCTGCACTCCGGAGCGTACGGATTCGGGCAGAAGCTGCATGGCGAGAAGCAGTGTGGTGATATCTTTTTCCGGGGCAATCCGCCCGACGTAGAGCATAATCAGAGGCGCGTGCATACCATATCGCTCACGCAACTCCTCACTTCGTTTCTCAGGAGAATAGAGCGTGCAGTCGACGCCTCTGGACCACAAGCGCAGTCTCATGAAGCCCTCTGCGCGCAGCGAAGCTAATGTCTCCTGGGAGGGTGCAAGCACAGCATCGCAGGAACGGTGAAACCACTTCATGTATTTCCAGTAGAGCGGGACGATTCTTCTCATTTTGTAATATTCCAGGTAGCGGTCGAAGTGGGTATGGTAGGAGGCGACATGAGGGAGCTGCTGCTTGCGGGCATAGCGGAGGCCGGATAAGCCGATGTTGAACGGGGTTGCCAGATGGATCAGATCAGGGGCGAAAGCCGACAGCTCACTTTGAATGGAGGACATGCCCGGCAAGGCCATCCGGCACTCGGGATACAGAAAAAACGGGATGCTGGCGATGGGACGGACGGGATCAGGGTAGCTGCTCTCAAGCGCAGACTTAGGAGTAAACAGCAGATGCTCAATCCCCCTGCGGTGCAAATGACTGGTTAACCGGCTAAGCGTGCGGGCAACCCCATTGGTTTGCGGAAGAAACGTGTCCGTGAATAGAGCCAGACGCATCGGAATCCCTCCCTGTATTCTTGTTGCCTTGATCTTAGCAGGCGATTATTTCATGGAGATCAACCGCAGGTTAAACATCTGGCATAGAGGGGACTATGGGGAGGATTCTGAGCGGTTTTGTTCAAGAAGGGCGGGAGCGGGTATACATAGGTATCAGGAATGAAGGAGGTAAGAGGATATGAATAAAGATCTGCCGCCAGAGGTTCCGCCGAACGTTGTACCCGAAGTGAAGCCGGACAGGATCCCTGAACCGGGTCCGGTTGTGATTCCGCCGGAGGTTACGCCGCAGCAGCAGCCGGAAATCATGCCACAGACCCCGCCGGAGATTATTCCCAAGGAACCTTTGTAATGGATGATATAAGCCGGAGAATAGGAATAGTACGTGACAATAGGAAACAATATAGGATGGATGATGTGGAGCGTCCGGGAAACCGGGCGTTTTTTTGTTGTAGCGGAAACTATGATGTGCGTCTGTTGTGGATAAAAACGTGTGAAATTGAAGCAGATCCGCTTCCGACTGAAGTAAGAATGCGTTCTTGTCTCAAGAATCCCATTGAATCCTCCAGAAGGGGATGGCTATATGGGGACAACAAAGGGATAAATCCCTCTAATTCCACCGAAAGTGGGCAGCAGGGGGAAATCAAAGGGATAAATCCCACTAATTCTGCCGGAAGTTGGCAGTATGGGGGACAACAAAGGGATAAATCCCTCTGATTCCACCAAAAGTGGGCAGTATGGGGAAATCAAAGGGATAAATCCCTCTAATTCTGCCGGAAGTGGGCAGTATGGAGAAATCAAAGGGATAAATCCCACTAATGCTGCCGAAAGTTGGCAACAGGGGAAATCAAAGGGATAAATCCCACTAATACTGCCGGAAGTGGGCGGAATGGGGAAATGAAGAGCATTTGCGCACTTGATTGCACCGGGCCTACACAGTTGTCTGATTAGAGAGCAATGTGAAGTGGCCTTAAATCTGCATAAGCTGCACAGGCCACATAAGCCCCGGTTTGTTTCACCCGTTAGGGTGATTCTGTTCCTGCTTAGGAGTTTACACAGTTTGAACATTG
This window encodes:
- a CDS encoding glycosyltransferase family 4 protein, with amino-acid sequence MRLALFTDTFLPQTNGVARTLSRLTSHLHRRGIEHLLFTPKSALESSYPDPVRPIASIPFFLYPECRMALPGMSSIQSELSAFAPDLIHLATPFNIGLSGLRYARKQQLPHVASYHTHFDRYLEYYKMRRIVPLYWKYMKWFHRSCDAVLAPSQETLASLRAEGFMRLRLWSRGVDCTLYSPEKRSEELRERYGMHAPLIMLYVGRIAPEKDITTLLLAMQLLPESVRSGVQLLIVGDGPLLPELKSQAPDNVTFTGAKHGEELAELYASADLFVFPSCTETFGNVVLEAMASGLPVIAADAGGTKDLVVSGITGNLFEPRNPAALALQISSMAARHAQRTSMGREGRRLALGRSWEHIFDGLIQDYEEVIESRKIKGGAAIFTA
- a CDS encoding response regulator, whose amino-acid sequence is MLDTRPVILVVDDTPDNISLLSGLLKEQYKVKVATNGEKALQVAKSSPPDLILLDIMMPVMDGYETCRRLKKDGELREVPVIFLTAKEEVEDENLGFDLGAVDYITKPISSPILLSRVKTHLTLKQSKDFLADKNEFLEAEISRRIKEISLIQEVSVMAMAALAEMRDSETGNHIQRTKLYIEELATQLSRTGKYAEVLSPEHINLIVTSAPLHDIGKVGIPDHILLKPGALTREEFEVMKTHTTLGREAILRAERLMDKPETFLRFAKEIVYSHHEKWNGTGYPEQIAGEQIPLSARLMAVADVYDALTSKRVYKDAMPHEEAVGIIEGDAGIHFDPDIVKVFVKNKHKFKEIAERYTSELVG
- a CDS encoding SDR family NAD(P)-dependent oxidoreductase; the encoded protein is MHKHMNSSATPQAPVGSGFGAGTTAEQVIGNLDLSGKVAIVTGGYSGIGLETARVLAGAGATVIVPARTPDKARAAAAGIPRLELEALDLMDPASIDSFARRFLDSGRPLHMLINSAGIMAAPLARDTRGYESQFATNHLGHFQLTARLLPALKQAGNARVISVTSRAHRLGGVDLDDPNFTHREYDKWTAYAQSKTANVLFAVALDEKAKDQGIRAFAVHPGLIPSSGIGRFLEPEEIGVKPVPAAQEEQKQAQEVKLEQPAGSAGADRMKTVEQGAATSVWCAVSGQLAGMGGVYCEDVDLSEAVPAEIVQGSGVWPWAVDREIAERLWTLSEQLTGVEFAI
- a CDS encoding MerR family transcriptional regulator, giving the protein MGILIKEAAAKLGLPAHTIRYYEKEGLLPSLQRDEQGNRIFEQADLDWISLMTCFRATGMPVAGLKQIVDLAAEGDSTIPERQAILEAHKLELMRRQEELDRAFAAVNMKLSRYDTILKGQPDPNAGNHMGLC
- a CDS encoding helix-turn-helix domain-containing protein; translated protein: MEPVTTIRSHLEAYLSAQQMSINQFSIQTGINSGTLSRLLSGQQPIAMSHLELITRAMGVPEDHFYSLYVDECFYHSAPTWRRLRPFILSSAELGRLDCIELVVKNLLDNLIYAPMLFEVAEGLFQEGQWQAAAVLYRNVSASEKYQHSERLAVCQYRLFRISLGDSQALNLQAALLFECYIERLEVADQLDGLKHLMHVYYSLHKWDKVDELALEMHRLASLSYNHPYGSGRKDHGEKSPEKPLYFYILYTYLMRSSVQEEYGDYTAALDLIPLYMDGSWIQEDNDEVQETLAQFQLWGTANTYLYRVMAGQFEILQDYVDYISNHEGQVFTAVYNIIKSANRYRWNIDYILAKFSKHVPYEPYNSGFGKYNHQIIADQHARFLTELAIYKLHNKRNDGISVILKSLESSVRINNESLIIKCVNLFEQHRHEASEEEQAQYKFLIREVQDPNDQEAYRVSNFG